The Nitrospira sp. sequence GAGTGCCTGCGGCCAACATCGCGGAAGAATACACGCCATTCCATCACCAGGACTATCAGACCATCTGCGGTAAGATCAAAAAGTTTGCAGCAGGCGGCGGCGCCTCTGTCATCAGCACGATCAACGGCGACAGCAACGTCCCGTTCTACAAAGAATTCGGCAACCAGGGGCTTCGCGCAGAAGATGCACCGATTATGGCCTTCAGCGTCGCCGAGGACGAGCTGCGTGGTATGGATACCAGCGCGTTGGTCGGACATTTGGCGGCGTGGAATTATTATCAGAGTGTGGATACGCCACAGAACAAGAAGTTTGTGGCGAATTTCAAGGCCTATTGCAAGAGGAACAACCTGCCGGACGGAGAAAATCGAGTCACCGACGATCCGATTGAGGCCGCTTATTTCGGCGTCTATGTCTGGAAACAGGCCGTCGAGAAAGCTGGTGCCATTGAGGTCGACAAGGTGCGCGCGGCTGTGTACAACCAGAAGTTCCTGGCGCCGGGTGGGGAAATCATGATGGATTGCTGCAACCAGCACACGCACAAGCCGGTGCTGATCGGAGAGATCCTGAAAGATGGCCAATTTAAGGTCGTTCACCGGTCCAAGGGGTTGGTGAAGCCTGAGCCTTGGAGTGAATACACGAATCCTGAGAAGGGCTGTGACTGGATTAACCATCAAGGTACCTATCAGAAGAAATAAGTTCAGGATGCATAGCTGTATCTCTATTTCCTGAACTGTTCTGACGAAGGACACTGTCTGCAGGTAACGGACGGGAATCTCTAGAGAGGAAATTCCCGTCCTCCTGCGGGTATCGGGTGGTTGGGTAAGGTTATAATGTCATTGGTCGTGGAGGTTATTGGTAATGAGTCTAGGCCGCATCCCGAAGAGAATACTTGTACTCATTCTGTGTACCTTTCTCCCCTTAGGGTTTGACCTACCGTCGGCGCTGGCAGTCGAGGAAGGGATCCCGGCAACTTCGGCGGTTCCTCCGCCGGCAAATCCGATCGAGAAAGCACTCATCGACATAAAGAGTGAAGACGCGACGGTCCGTAGCAATGCGGTAGCGCTTCTGATCGAAAAGGGAGATGCGAGCCTTATTCCCAAATTAGATGCGATTCGTGCGGAGGCTGATCGGGCCACCAGGCAGGCCATCAAGCCGGTTATTGATCTGCTCAAGAACCGTGCGAACCTGACGAGTGAACAATCGGATACAAGACGGTCGGCCGCTGCCGATTTGGTGGGCACGGGTAGGTCGGAGGCTGTTACATGGCTTGAACAGGCAGCTGCAAAAGAGCAAGTGTGGTGGGTCAAGTATACGATGGAAGAGTCCGCGCAATTGATTCAGCTCCACTCTCAAGATGATGCCGTGCGTCTGACGGCTATTAAGAAACTGGGAGAGCTCAGAAGCCAGAACGGTCTGTCGGCGCTACAGGAATTAGTCCAGGCTGGTGCACAGGGTGAGGCGAACGAGCAGCAGAAGAGTTTGGCAGCAGCGGCCGAAACAGCGATCAGTCAGATTGATTCTTGGAGTTGGTGGGCAAGCTCCATTGAAACACTGTTCCGGGGAATCAGTCTCAGTTCCATCTTGCTGATCATGTCTCTTGGCTTGGCTGTCGTTTTTGGTTTGATGGGTGTCATCAATATGGCGCATGGCGAACTGATGATGATCGGTGCATATGCCACATTCGTGACGCAACAAGCCTTTATTGCATGGTTTTCTCCTGAATCGTTCGATTGGTACTTCCCTGTGGCGTTGCCCGTTGCCTTTCTTGCGGCCGCTGCATTCGGATGGCTGCTCGAGGCCACTGTGATTCGCTTTCTCTATGGGCGCCTACTCGAAACCCTGTTGGCGACATGGGGGGTCAGTTTGATCCTGATGCAAGCCGCCCGAGTATACTTCGGGGATCTGACGGCGGTCATTGCACCAGGTGCGCTTCGTGGCGGGGCCCAGGTGATGGTCGGAGTATATCTTCCCTACAATCGGATTTTTATCATCATTCTTTCAATCATCTGCGTCCTGGGGATTTACTTCCTCCTCTTCCGCTCAAACCTAGGAATACGGGTGCGGGCCGTCACTCAAAACCGCAATATGAGCTCGTGTCTCGGTATCCCGACCAGGAAAGTCGATTCTTATACTTTCGCGTTTGCCTCGGGACTGGCGGGCATCGCGGGCTGGGCACTTACCATGGTCGGGAACGTCGATCCGGGTCTGGGCCAGAATTATATCGTCGATGCTTTCATGGTTGTGGTAACGGGAGGGGTGGGAAAACTCGCTGGGACGATCTGGGCTTCTTTGGGAATCGGGGGGCTGAATAAGCTGATCGAGCCGGTCAGCGGCGCTGTCTACGGAAAGGTATTTATTCTGGTCGGTGTGATCTTATTCCTGCAGTGGCGCCCTCAAGGCCTATTTGCAGCCAAAGGACGGAGCGCTGATGCCTGAACAAACGGTCCCACAACAAGACAGCCGCGAAACACTAGCCTTTTATGCGGCAGGCTTCATTTTCTTAGTGGTCCTGCCGTTATTGAATGTGTTGCCTTCCGAAGACTCTTGGTTCCACCTCTCCGACTTTCGATTGAATCAATTCGGCAAGTTCTTGGCCTTTGCCATCCTTGCGCTTGGATTGGATCTGATTTGGGGCTATTGCGGCGTCCTCAGTTTGGGCCAGGGAGTCTTTTTCGGCTTCGGCGCCTATTGCATGGGGATGTATCTGGCACTGCAGATAGGCAAGGAAAGCGTGTATGGCAGCGAACTGCCGGACTTCATGGTTTGGACCCAGGTCAAGGAATTGCCCTTCTTTTGGTATCCATTCAAGAGTTTTATTGGGGGTTTCTTAGGGGCGATGCTTGTTCCGGTGATCTTCGCGACGATCTTCGGGTTTCTAGCGTTCCGCAGCAGAATTAAGGGAGTTTATTTTGCCATCATCACGCAGGCGTTGGCCTTTGCAGCCTGGCTGGTTTTCAATCGAAATGAGACACGGCTTGGCGGAACCAACGGATTGACCGACTTCAAGCAGTTACTTGGCTTCCGGCTTTCTGATCCCTCGACGCAGCGCGGGCTTTATATCCTGACAGTCGTGGCCCTTGCCGCCTCCTACCTCTTTTGCCGTTGGATTGTCGCCTCGCGAGCGGGAAAAGTACTTATCGCGATACGAGACAGCGAATCGCGAGTCACATTTTCGGGGTATACGCCATGGGTTTACAAGCTCTTCGTATTTGTCGTGGCGGCTGGGCTGGCAGGATTAGCAGGGATGCTGTACGTGCCGCAGGTCGGCATCATTACACCGGCACAAATCGGAGTGTTGCCGTCCCTTGAAGTGGTCATTTGGGTGGCGGTCGGAGGGCGCGGCACGTTGGTTGGCGCCATCTTGGGGGCCGTCGCCGTCAACTATGGCCGCAGTGTGTTGACGAACTATTTCCCGGAAGCCTGGCCGTTCATTCTGGGCGGACTTTTTGTGGTCGTGGTGACGTTGTTCCCGGATGGACTTATCGGCATCATTCGTAAATTGAGTACTCGAAAGAATTCGCACTCGCCTTTAATCAAGGCTGAAGGGAGTACCGCAGCGTGACGGACGGGGACTTAATTCTCAACTGCGAAAATGTGATTGTCGACTACGATGGGTTCAAGGCCCTGAACAATTGTAACTTCAGCGTCCACTACAATGAGCTCCGCGTGGTGATCGGTCCGAACGGCGCCGGCAAGACCACGTTGCTCGACGTGATTTGCGGCAAGACCAAACCGGCGTCCGGCAAGGTCATTTTCGGCAAGGACAATAATTTAGTCGGCAAGAATGCGGAGGACATCACAAAGCTCGGAGTGGGGCGTAAGTTCCAAGCCCCTTCGGTCTATGGCAACCTGTCGGTCTGGCAGAACTTGGATCTTTCAGTGAAGCGGGCGAGCAAAGGAGTCTTCCCAACGTTGGTCGGGCGTTCGTCACCGGCGGAACGAGAGCAAATCAGTGAAGTATTGGAAACCATAGGATTGACGGAGCATGCCCATGCGCGCGCCGGATCCTTATCGCATGGTCAGAAGCAGTGGCTTGAAATCGGCATGGTCATTTTGCAGGACCCTTCGCTTCTGTTAGTAGACGAACCGGTCGCCGGCATGAGCGATAAGGAGACGGAACAGACCGGCCGATTGCTGATGGCCCTTGCTAAAAAACACGCGATCGTCGTGATTGAACATGACATGGACTTTGTCCGGCAAATCGCGCGTATTGTCACCGTCTTGGCGGAGGGGACCGTCATTTGTGAAGGAACGGTCGAAAAAGTTCAGGCTGATGATCATGTCCGGGAAATCTACCTCGGTCGCGCGAAGGTCGCGCATTAAGTAAGGAAAAGAAAGACATTTGGCTATGGCACAAGAGGCGAATCGGGTAACGCTGGTACTTGAAAACATCAATGCGTACTATGGCGAGAGCCATATTCTTCGGAACGTTTCCTTTACGATTGATGCGGGAGAAGTGGTTTGTCTGATGGGCAGAAACGGCATGGGAAAGACGACCACATTAAAGACGTTGACAGGTTTGCTTCCCGCCCGTTCAGGGAAAATTACATTTGATGGTTCGGATATCACGCATGATCGTACAGATATCAGAGCAAGAAAGGGGCTAGCGTATGTACCGCAAGGGCGGGAAATCATCCCCCACCTGACGGTGCATCAAAACCTCCTTCTTGGGTACTGGAACCGGCCCTCCATCAGTGGTGATGTCTCCGAGAAGGAAGCCTTCGAGGAGGTCTATCATCTCTTCCCGAAGTTGACACAGATCCTCCACCGGCCCGGCGGTGTGCTCAGTGGAGGAGAGCAACAACAGCTCGCGATTGGGCGAGCCATTTTATCGAGCCCCAAGCTCTTGTTGCTAGACGAGCCGACCGAAGGAATTCAGCCGTCGATCGTCGACCAGATTGAGGATGTCATCATAGGGTTCAAGAATTCTCGGCGCTTCGCGATTCTGTTGGTCGAACAGGGCCTCCACTTCGCTGCCAGACTTGCGGAGAAGTATGTCGTCATGGCCAAAGGAGCAGTGAAGGCGCAGGGCAAGAGCACGGAGTTGAATGCGGACATGGTGAGACAACACCTGACGGTATAAGAGTCAGGCCGGAAAGCTGGACTCTATCTCCCGGGCTGTGGTAAGTACCCGTTGCTGGATGAGTTCGGTGCTCACTCGATACATGTTTGGTTGTTTGTAAGACGAGACGATTAGGGTAAACAATTCCCAACCTAAGAGAGGTGGGACGGGCTGATGTATCTGGTTATGTTTAGCCGTCGGTGCAGTAGTAAGTGCTCCCCTCTCTGAACGTACTAAAATCCAATATCATCACATTTATCATCACAGTAACGGTTTGCCATTTGAAAGCAGTTGCGTCTCAAGTCTTAACCTTAGGAAGGAGGAGCTATGCGTTTAAGTCCGAGAGAGCAGGACAAGCTGATGATCTATGTTGCAGCCCAGCTTGCAACCGACCGTAAAAAGCGAGGTCTCAAGCTGAATCACCCCGAGGCGGTTGCCTACCTCACTGCCGCCGTGTTGGAAGGTATTCGTGATGGAAAAACCGTCGCTGAATTGATGACTTATGGTACACAGCTTCTTTCGCGCAAGGATGTGATGCCTGGCGTTCCTGAGATGATCCGCGAATTTCAGGTGGAAGGAACATTCCCGGATGGCACGAAGCTCGTTACCGTCCACAATCCAATCCAGTAAGCATGCACAAGTATATGCCCTTATATGACCTGTGCCGAACGGTAAAGGCCGACAGAGGGTGATGTCTTGAATGATTTCTTGAACACAAGGGATTGTCAGAAAAGGTTTGCGTTTTGCCGAGTATCAAAAGGAGTTAGGGAACATGAAAGCGAAAGATTCACGAGGTTTGAAGGACGTCAAAGCAGGAGAGGCTGCTCCTAAGGCTGGACCATCCAGGCGAGAGTTCCTTGCACAGGGTGGACGTGTTGCGGCGGGAATCGGGGCGATCTCGCTCTTGGGAAATGCGGGTCAACAAGGAATGGCTCATGCTGCGAATGAATCGCTGATGAGAAAAGTCAGCGGAACAGGAGGAGCTAAAATGAAGAAGCAGGATGCACCTCAGAGATCAAAGGAAGCGTTAGCCGCTGCGGTGAAAGCCGAGCTGGCGGCTCCGATCATACCCGGTGAGATTATGACGGTGGCTGGTGACATCGAGGTGTTCAAGGGGCGAGAGACAAAAGATGTGCTGGTAAAGAATTTGGGTGATCGACCAATCCAGGTTGGGTCTCACTGCCACTTCTTCGAATCCAATCGCGCGCTCAAGTTTGACCGTGAACAGGCATTCGGGTTCCGACTCGCTATTCCAGCCGGGACAGCGGTTCGGTTTGAACCAGGAGAAGAGAAAAAAGTGCCGCTCGTGGCCTTTGGCGGCAACCGACTTGCACAAGGCGTGAACGGATTGACGGAAGGATCATTGGATGATCCAAAGGTCAAAGCCAAGGCAGTGTCACTCGCTGCTGATCGCGGATTTGGAAAAGGAGGAGCCCGGTGAAAATTCCACGCAAACAATACGCATCTCTGTACGGTCCAACCACCGGCGATCGTGTCCGACTTGCCGATACAGATTTGATCATCGAGGTCGAAGAAGATTTGACTGTCCCCGGGGAAGAGGCGGTTTTCGGCGGTGGGAAAACTATTCGTGACGGGATGGGGCAGTCGGCTCGGGCGACAAGCGCCAGCGGTCAGCTCGACACGGTGATTACCAATGCGCTCATCCTCGACTACACCGGTGTGATCAAGGCGGACATCGGCATCAAGGACGGCCGCATCGTCGGCATCGGCAAATCCGGAAATTCAGATCTGATGCCGAATGTCACGCCGGGCATGGAGATTGGTCCCGGAACGGAAGCGATTTCTGGAGAAGGCCGTATCATCACGGCCGGCGGTATCGATACGCATATCCACTTCATCTGTCCACAACAATGTTGGGAAGCGCTGTCTGCCGGCCTCACCACGATGATCGGCGGCGGAACCGGCCCTTCCAGTGGAACTAGTGCGACGACCTGTACACCTGGACCATGGAATATTCATCGCATGTTGGAAGCCTCTGAGGGTATTCCGATCAATCTCGGCTTCTTGGGGAAGGGCAATGCGTCTCGACCCGAAGGTTTGAACGAGCAAATCGAAGCTGGTGCCATCGGGTTGAAGCTGCATGAAGACTGGGGCACCACCCCGGCTGCGATCGACACCTGTTTGAGCGTCGCGGAGCGGTATGACGTGCAGGTTGCCATTCATACCGATACGCTCAATGAAGCCGGGTATATTGAGGACACCATCAAGGCCATCAAGGGACGATCGATCCATAGTTTCCACACGGAAGGGGCAGGGGGTGGTCACGCGCCGGACATCATCAAGATTTGCGGTGAGCCCAATGTGCTGCCGTCCTCAACCAACCCCACGATGCCGTTTACCGTGAACACGATGGATGAGCATCTCGACATGCTGATCGTGTGCCACAATCTGAACCCGCGGATCCCCGAAGACGTGGCGTTCGCGGAATCCCGCATCCGGCGTGAGACCATTGCGGCGGAAGACATTCTGCATGACATGGGTGCGATCAGCATCATGTCATCGGACTCGCAAGCCATGGGCCGTATCGGAGAAGTCATCACCCGCACGTGGCAGGCCGCCCATAAGATGAAGGCGCAACGTGGCCACCTTGCACCAGCCAGCGGAAGAGATTCTGCGCAGCACGACAACTTCCGGGTTCGGCGCTATGTGGCCAAGTATACGATTAATCCGGCCATTGCACACGGCATCGCTCATGAAGTGGGTTCGGTTGAAGTTGGAAAAGTCGCCGATCTCGTCATCTGGCGGCCGGAGTTCTTCGGTGTAAAACCGGAGATGGTGTTGAAGAGTGGCTTCATCGCTCAAGCGCAAATGGGCGATCCCAACGCGTCGATTCCGACGCCGGAGCCTGTCATTAGTCGGCCGATGTTCGGTGCGTTCGGTCGCGCACTGTCCAGCACGAGCTTTACCTTCGTGTCACAGGCTGCCTTGGATCATGAGATCCCCAAGCGGCTTGGGTTACAGCGGCGCATCGCGGCCGTGAAGAACATCCGCAGCGTGAAGAAGCGCGATCTCAAGTTGAATGACGCGCTGCCGAAAGTGGAAGTGAATCCGGAGACCTACATTGTGACGGCCGATGGGGTCCCGCTCACCTGCGAACCGGCGATTGTGTTGCCGCTCGCGCAGCGGTACCAATTGTTCTAATTCCAACGGGAGAACCATCCGTCTGGAAAGACGGGGGAACCTATCGAATAGCCGGCTCGGCTACGAGTACGGGGAAATCTGGTGGTAGCTGACCGGCTGTTCCTATTTGCATCTACTCAGCATGAATACACCCGCGTTACTTGAAGGGTTGCGGTTTATCGACACATTCTTTCCATCTGGCGGGTACGCGTTTTCTTCGGGCTTGGAAGCGGCTGTGCAAGGCGGGGCCGTGAAGAATTCCGATCAACTCGCCCGCTACATTGAAGATTTGCTGCGAGGTGGGATGAGTCGGCGAGAAGCGCTGGCCACAAAAATAGCCACTCGAGCGGGAGCGTCAGGGAAAATTTATTCAGCCATCGATATTGATCGAAGACTCGACGCCACAAAGTTGAGTCGGGAGTCTCGGTTGGCGAGCCGTCAAATGGGCAGGCAGGTTATCAGAGTTGCGGCAGATCAGATCAGAGCAAAGCCGTTGCTGAATGAGTATCGCGATGAAGTAGAATCTGAACGAGCTCCTGGTCATCTAGCCGTGACGTTCGGGCTGACGATGGGTGCGAGTGGCTGGAAGCCTGAGGAAACAGCCGCGGCATTCCTCTATCAAACTGCGGTGGGTTTTGTGTCTGCGGCTATGCGACTGAGTCCGATTGGCCAACATGAAGGACAGCGAGTGTTGGGTGAATGGCTTCCGTTGATTGAGCGGATCAGCCGAGAAAGTGATTCAAAGACATTGATGAGCTCGTGGTCACCGGTGCAAGATATTTACGCGATGCGTCATGGTTCTTTGGAATGGAGACTTTTCCGATCCTAAACTTCCTGGTCCATGACCGGAGAGCGTCGCAACTAACAGAAAGGAAATGAACGGCGGCTGATGGCGTGTTGTCTTCAGTGATCCGCTATTCGAACAGCCATGCATGACTTGAATCATCAACACAACCACAGTTGGAGTCCGACTCAAGCTCGAACAAAAGGTATTCCGGTTATCGGGATCGGTGGGCCTGTCGGTTCAGGAAAAACGGCTCTCGTCGAAGGATTGTGCCAACGATTGCGCGATCGCTTCAGTTTGGCCGCGGTGACGAATGACATTTTCACAAAAATCGACGCAGAAATTCTGACCAAGCGCGCAGCCTTACCAATGGATCGGATTCTTGGCGTGGAAACCGGTGGGTGCCCCCATACGGCAATCCGGGAGGACGCCTCGCACAACCAAGAGGCGATTGACGATCTGCTTCGCCGCCATCCGGATGTCGAATTGATTTTTCTCGAAAGCGGAGGGGATAACCTTGCAGCAACCTTCAGCCCAGAACTTGTCGATCATGTCATCTACGTGATCGATGTGGCAGGAGGCGATAAGATCCCGCGAAAGGGTGGACCCGGTATCACCCGATCGGATTTTCTTGTCATCAATAAAATGGACTTGGCGCCGCACGTTCGGGCGGACTTGTCCGTCATGGATCGCGACACCCGCCGTATGCGGGGTGATCTTCCGTTCGCGTTTACCAACATTCTTTCCGGTGAGGGATTGGATTCCGTCGTAGCCTGGGTGGAGGAACGCATCCCTCAACGGACTAGGCGCTCATAATCGTGGCGGCTCCTGGGGTACAGCGAAAAAGAGCGTCCCGGAAAGCTAGTGTTTCTCCAAACAGAAAAACCTCTCGGAGGAGAAACTCGCCAGGACGGTTTGCGACCGAACTCGTTGGACGAGTCGGTGAACTCAAGCTTGACTATGCCAAGGTTGAGCACAGAACCGTTATTGCGCACTCATACTTCACGACACCGTGGAAACTACTTCCTCCCATTTATCTTGATGACACAGGAGCCGCCTACACGCTACTAGTCAATCCTTCAGGAGGCCTGGTTGGGGGCGACTCTCTCACCATAGATATGAACCTAGATAAGGACGCGCGAGTCCTTATTTCCGCCCCTTCCGCCAACCGTGTCTACCGCACTGAGGGAAAGCTCTCCGAACAGCATATCAAGATTACCGTCGGGTCCGGTGCGGTCCTTGAGTGGTTGCCGGAACATACGATTCCGTTTGCCGGATCACGATTCCGACAGACACTTCATGCGCAATTAGAGCCGGGTGCGACCATCGTCTTGTGGGATGCCATCGCGTCGGGGCGAATTGCGCGAGGCGAACGATGGGCGTTTACAGACTTGGAGAACGAGATCCAAATCACGACGGCCTCGAGAGGTTCGCTTGTGGAGCGTTACGTCCTCGACCCAGCGACGGACTTAGGTTGTGTCGGGCTTGCAGACGAATGGGATTATGTCGCCTCACTATATGTCGTGAACGATGCGGTATCATCCGATGTCTGGAAACGATTGGAAGGGAAGGTGGCCGGCATACTTGACCAAATCCCTGGACAGGTACTGGGCGGAGTTTCAACGCCGGCTATTCCCGGTATCGCAATTAAACTGCTGACTAGGACTGCCCCTGACCTCATTCAGATGCTCGAAGCACTATGGGCGGCCGTTCGCCAAGAATTGTGGAATCTCCCGCCAGTGTCTTTACGAAAATATTAAAAACTAGACGCGTGTCGATACCAGGCAGGTTGCTGCGGGCTATGCCGAAGGAGTCGGAAGATCTGAAACCCTCGTTTCGGCAGCATTGGCAGTGCGGAGCGACCAGGCTAGTCCGAATAGGGAGAGCGTGAAAATCAGCCATTTCGAGGGATCGAAATTATACCAGCGAGGCCCGTTTCGGTAGTCACTTTGGTACGTGTGATGGTAGTTGTGATACCCCTCACCGAACGTGATTAACGAAACCAGCCAGCTATCTCGGCTCGAATCCGCTTGGCCGTGCGGTTGGCTTCCCCAGAGATGGCACACGGAATTGATACAAAAGGTCGAATTCAGCACGGCAAAGGTCCGACCGACGCCGGCGAGCATAAAGCAGCCGACCCCACTACCCCAGCCGCCGTAGAGAAAGCCTACTAGGAACGGGAGTGCCAATCCTGCAAGGAAAATAGGCACGTAATATCGGTGCTGCCACATGACCACCGGATCTTGTCGCAGCCGTGTGGCGTATTTCTCGTCCGCGTACTGCTGGTTGGAGAAGAGCCATCCGCAGTGACTGTGCCAGAATCCACGCTGCGCGTTGTAGGGATCGGCATCTTGGTCGCACGCCGCATGGTGGCGGATGTGATCGGCTCCCCACTTCAGGGCAGAGTTTTGCAATGCCCATCCGCCGGCGATCAATAATCCAGCCTTGACCCACTCGGGACACGTGAAACTCCTGTGTGAAATCAGGCGATGGTAGCCGACCGTAATGCCGAGTCCGGTGACGATATACAACAGTCCGAACATGGTCCAGTCTACCCAGGTATACCCATAGACAAGGCCGAAAGCGGGAACGCCTATGAGTGCGCTCCCTACAATAAGCGTGAACAGGAACACTGTGATATAGAGGGGATACGTACGTTTGAGCACGATGGCAGACTGTGCGGGTATCATAAGGATGCTACTAGAGGGAAGAGCATGCGTTCATGTAAGGCAGATGTTTTCGTCGATAGATAGGGTTCGAATCGATGGTATTAATTTCTTGGACTGTATCAGGACAAGGGGAAAATAGCTACTGTGGAACGGCCAACGGCAGCCTCTTGTTTGACATTGACAGCGGGCGGTAATATTTCATATACATACTCGGTCTAAGTCAGCCTCGCCAAATGGTCGTTTATCGTGTCCATGGTAGGAGCTGTCATTACGAAGAGTTCTCCTGGCCGAGAGGAAAACTCGGAGAGAGCAGGTCAGGAATCAGGATGGTTGGTCTATTACTACAAGGAGGCAGTCCCATGAAGAGTGCGTTAACAATAGTATTTGGTGTAGCAGCCGCCGCATTGGTCGCGGCGCCTCTCACCTCCTATGCGGGTGGAACGATCACCGGCAAGGTGACGTATGCTGGTAAGGCGGAGCAGAAAGAGTTCCTCTTTTCCAAGTTCCCGAATCCGAAGTTCTGTCCCCAGAACCCGAATAAGAGCTTGATGGACGGGGACAAGCGGTTTCTGAAACAGATCGAAGTTGGGAAAGACGGTGGTTTGAAGGGCGCGGTCGTTGCCGTGGCGGACATCGAAGACAAGGCGTGGATGGATGGATTCGCTGGGACGGAAGTGACGGCTGCGTTCTGCGAATTTTTGCCGTTCAGTGGCGTAGTCGTCAACACCCGTCCCTTCAAAGTTGAGAACACGGATGCCGACCCAGATGATCCTAAATCCGTTCAGGGTGTACTCCATAACCCACATAGCTTCACCGTAAAGGGCACTTCGTCGGCGACCGGTTTCAACATCGGTCTCGCCAAGAAGGGCGACAAGCTTGATAAGCCGGTGACGTTCCGTGGCGGTGCAGAAAAAGAAGGGTACTTGCGCTTACAGTGCGACCAGCATGAGTTTATGCAATCGTTCTTCCTGCCTGTGTCGAACCCCCATTTTGCCGTTGTGAAGGACGACGGTTCGTTCGAGCTCAAGGATGTGCCGGCCGGCAAGCACAAGATTGTGGCCTGGCATCCTTTTGCAGGAAAAGCCAAGAAGGTCGAGTTTGAGGTGGATGTGACCGATGGCGGCACTGCAAACCTCAAGGCCGAAATCAAGTAGACGAGACGATTCAGTCAGACGTTATCTGCCAGGGAAGGGCAGCGGAGCAATCCGCTGCCCTTCGTGTTTTCGGCATCATTCCAGCCGAGTTCGTCGCCTTGCCTTTCTATTTCCTCAGTGGGTAAGATGCCTCTTTTAAGCGCAAAGCTGAAGGGAGTGGTGTGTCACGAGAACTCTCGCTGGCGGAAGTGTTCCAGCTTGGCTACTACTGGGAGACCAAGATCCTGCTGACGGCAGTGAAACTGGACGTATTTTCCGCCATAGACACAAAACCAAAGACAGCC is a genomic window containing:
- the ureC gene encoding urease subunit alpha; this encodes MKIPRKQYASLYGPTTGDRVRLADTDLIIEVEEDLTVPGEEAVFGGGKTIRDGMGQSARATSASGQLDTVITNALILDYTGVIKADIGIKDGRIVGIGKSGNSDLMPNVTPGMEIGPGTEAISGEGRIITAGGIDTHIHFICPQQCWEALSAGLTTMIGGGTGPSSGTSATTCTPGPWNIHRMLEASEGIPINLGFLGKGNASRPEGLNEQIEAGAIGLKLHEDWGTTPAAIDTCLSVAERYDVQVAIHTDTLNEAGYIEDTIKAIKGRSIHSFHTEGAGGGHAPDIIKICGEPNVLPSSTNPTMPFTVNTMDEHLDMLIVCHNLNPRIPEDVAFAESRIRRETIAAEDILHDMGAISIMSSDSQAMGRIGEVITRTWQAAHKMKAQRGHLAPASGRDSAQHDNFRVRRYVAKYTINPAIAHGIAHEVGSVEVGKVADLVIWRPEFFGVKPEMVLKSGFIAQAQMGDPNASIPTPEPVISRPMFGAFGRALSSTSFTFVSQAALDHEIPKRLGLQRRIAAVKNIRSVKKRDLKLNDALPKVEVNPETYIVTADGVPLTCEPAIVLPLAQRYQLF
- the ureG gene encoding urease accessory protein UreG; translation: MHDLNHQHNHSWSPTQARTKGIPVIGIGGPVGSGKTALVEGLCQRLRDRFSLAAVTNDIFTKIDAEILTKRAALPMDRILGVETGGCPHTAIREDASHNQEAIDDLLRRHPDVELIFLESGGDNLAATFSPELVDHVIYVIDVAGGDKIPRKGGPGITRSDFLVINKMDLAPHVRADLSVMDRDTRRMRGDLPFAFTNILSGEGLDSVVAWVEERIPQRTRRS
- a CDS encoding urease accessory protein UreD; translation: MAAPGVQRKRASRKASVSPNRKTSRRRNSPGRFATELVGRVGELKLDYAKVEHRTVIAHSYFTTPWKLLPPIYLDDTGAAYTLLVNPSGGLVGGDSLTIDMNLDKDARVLISAPSANRVYRTEGKLSEQHIKITVGSGAVLEWLPEHTIPFAGSRFRQTLHAQLEPGATIVLWDAIASGRIARGERWAFTDLENEIQITTASRGSLVERYVLDPATDLGCVGLADEWDYVASLYVVNDAVSSDVWKRLEGKVAGILDQIPGQVLGGVSTPAIPGIAIKLLTRTAPDLIQMLEALWAAVRQELWNLPPVSLRKY
- a CDS encoding fatty acid desaturase gives rise to the protein MIPAQSAIVLKRTYPLYITVFLFTLIVGSALIGVPAFGLVYGYTWVDWTMFGLLYIVTGLGITVGYHRLISHRSFTCPEWVKAGLLIAGGWALQNSALKWGADHIRHHAACDQDADPYNAQRGFWHSHCGWLFSNQQYADEKYATRLRQDPVVMWQHRYYVPIFLAGLALPFLVGFLYGGWGSGVGCFMLAGVGRTFAVLNSTFCINSVCHLWGSQPHGQADSSRDSWLVSLITFGEGYHNYHHTYQSDYRNGPRWYNFDPSKWLIFTLSLFGLAWSLRTANAAETRVSDLPTPSA